In the Anastrepha obliqua isolate idAnaObli1 chromosome 1, idAnaObli1_1.0, whole genome shotgun sequence genome, one interval contains:
- the LOC129235490 gene encoding uncharacterized protein LOC129235490, whose translation MLNGKFYTGLPPNMIERGSTQRNRLQSSIFWPDDTKVDSALETRVKRRNSLQIAQTERPQLRMQSSVSGSGDADVNTKHLFQKEFSKSSIEFLDNLCDEIKPRKPLLLRGNRSVSSEVTAKPTALKLPLPENVVNTGYTTAKKKQAFTSKIEFYDYAGDELNNRNNLRRAKMDMNDKKEMERNSKNSPKLQVKNNMHSLSTNEKLYPAERREKVEIERMKNTNFRDDAEIAHKNNMYDEVDDREYGRYAGRGFDEEFEDSGRDLLANKTNLRLREKRLRDERLRELDYLESRRTVSPEHSYRRERRFREAYEDDYELPDYAPSARYGVAVRRSNSVGRFTSPPKRILRNPIRERRYNSDYGHDGYRSSEVNRANDRYRERDNKIRNNRDFNDADADADVDYIEGCMRNSRIRTSPKKHVTYSDDTYSHDEEMPSQSQRPLTKSEPSQNRAPPHMRTGSGQLRHYNSEIDFVEDANEALEEKFMENDMRGNVTTIKPLNVGSSYIAKSNNRVEERNSLANKINNNKNANYNNTTSRLNNQTIASAARKITPKMPNVVTTKQNADTTTNVAVEAAEAVGTDVKKHLRSSLCLHNGEIIASDDGGATSAKAPTRNARSTATRQRVSVGLPD comes from the coding sequence ATGCTGAACGGAAAATTCTATACGGGTCTGCCACCCAATATGATTGAACGCGGCAGTACCCAACGTAATCGCCTGCAATCAAGTATATTCTGGCCTGATGACACCAAAGTCGATTCGGCGTTGGAGACGCGTGTCAAACGACGTAACAGCTTACAAATTGCACAAACCGAACGCCCACAACTTCGCATGCAATCATCGGTGAGCGGTAGTGGCGATGCAGATGTgaatacaaaacatttattccaaaaagaattttcaaaatcatcaattgaatttttggataatCTATGCGATGAAATAAAACCAAGGAAGCCATTGCTTTTGAGAGGCAACAGGAGCGTTAGTAGTGAGGTGACAGCTAAGCCGACAGCTCTGAAATTGCCACTGCCGGAGAATGTGGTGAATACGGGTTACACCACCGCCAAGAAAAAACAAGCCTTTACATCGAAAATCGAATTCTACGACTATGCGGGTGATGAGTTAAATAATCGCAATAATTTGAGACGCGCAAAAATGGATATGAATGATAAGAAGGAGATGGAGCGGAATTCGAAGAACAGCCCGAAGTTGCAAGTGAAAAACAATATGCACAGTTTGAGCACAAACGAAAAGCTGTATCCAGCAGAACGCCGTGAGAAAGTTGAGATAGAGAGAATGAAGAATACCAATTTTAGGGATGATGCTGAAATagcacacaaaaataatatgtaCGACGAGGTGGATGACAGAGAATACGGCCGATATGCGGGCAGAGGATTTGATGAAGAATTCGAAGATAGTGGCAGAGATTTGTtggcaaataaaacaaacttgCGCTTGCGCGAGAAACGTCTTAGAGACGAACGCTTGCGTGAGCTGGACTACTTGGAAAGTAGAAGAACTGTGAGTCCTGAGCACAGTTATAGGCGTGAGCGTCGTTTTCGTGAGGCTTACGAAGATGACTATGAGCTGCCCGATTATGCACCCAGCGCACGATATGGTGTGGCAGTGCGACGCTCCAATAGTGTTGGACGCTTTACGAGTCCACCTAAACGTATACTAAGAAATCCCATAAGAGAACGAAGATATAACAGTGACTATGGCCATGATGGCTATAGAAGCAGTGAAGTTAACAGAGCCAATGACCGCTACAGAGAGAGGGATAATAAAATACGCAACAACAGAGATTTCAACGATGCAGACGCTGATGCCGATGTGGATTATATAGAGGGTTGCATGAGGAATTCGCGTATTCGTACATCGCCAAAAAAGCATGTCACCTATAGCGATGACACCTACTCGCACGATGAGGAAATGCCAAGTCAGTCACAACGACCTCTGACGAAGAGCGAGCCGTCGCAAAATCGCGCACCACCACATATGCGCACCGGAAGCGGCCAGCTACGACATTACAATAGCGAAATTGATTTCGTGGAGGATGCTAATGAGGCGTTGGAggaaaaatttatggaaaacgACATGCGCGGTAATGTAACAACAATCAAGCCATTAAATGTCGGCAGCAGTTACATTGCCAAAAGTAATAATAGAGTTGAAGAGCGCAACAGTTTggctaataaaataaataacaacaagAATGCGAACTACAATAATACGACAAGTAGACTCAATAATCAAACAATCGCGTCAGCTGCACGGAAAATCACACCAAAAATGCCTAATGTCGTAACAACAAAGCAAAACGCCGACACAACAACGAACGTAGCTGTGGAAGCAGCTGAAGCGGTGGGAACTGATGTGAAAAAACATTTGCGCAGCAGTCTCTGCCTTCACAATGGCGAGATTATAGCGAGCGATGACGGCGGTGCGACGTCTGCAAAAGCACCCACGCGCAATGCGCGCAGCACAGCGACGCGTCAGCGCGTTAGTGTAGGTCTGCCCGATTAA
- the LOC129235493 gene encoding protein kinase 4 isoform X2, with amino-acid sequence MLNSNNTQQSQQQQQQQQQSQSTQQHHAQHQHQHQLQQHNTQQQQQQTQQVYNGDLNFTTFAELCRLCSIRNGPAKIHLFEKEAEQRNLVYKLRTLMSTNISKDDYLPKNICEQCVHKVEQLFDWRQSSLQIENVLQNYADSMRAVTATINFQDGTVNMDKMTVAQKNAYLEAHMAVQQQMAQAAIQFKQQQQQQQQTSTNSAQQQQQQQNSPTTNNNNNNNNNSTQQQLQQQQQQQQQQQQQQAHYASTIKVPQISSSSSGGAESTFTVPDDVGMGFEGGVRVLQSLGSWSPDNVTYNIPKPNLIPFTEPYVEGGSMHPASRLKALQQVQQASSGVRKTNPSKNPNNKAFECTVCGKGLARKDKLTIHMRIHTGEKPYICEVCNKAFARRDKLVIHMNKFKHVTPTNIAPLGKRLNNMVKKKEPEPEDNKQNLELQLQQQAVQVATQNIIVQTTSGQHSTQTTAIPGIIIPHHHQQQLSWTCELCGRMFSSRDEWTLHAKSHLEVSWLTGKSETKTAIANAVKQRSFQTESNSNTVQAEARREKIIIQNQMIISTQQQQQQQQQQPQQQQQQQQSHISKKFKKLTQPSTLFSTTAAMLNNSNNNNMSSINSSNNNNNSNNNRNQNEISHLFAHSPTAATYVQAQLNDINFTPDNRSVNANVTNSIAASVNNTNANANTNANTNVNANVNTISNSNINSNATIATNTTNTTTGGSGGNTAGVPVVTYNGNQYCVITRNDAGAAEKSELLQIHGQFTTDKEGKTNIILMSPVSAMPVSVPMQMQMHVPMQVEVQNPN; translated from the exons ATGTTGAACTCCAACAATACACAACAgtcgcagcaacaacaacaacaacaacaacaatcacaatCAACACAGCAACACCACGCGCAGCACCAACATCAGCATCAGCTTCAACAACATAAcacacagcaacagcaacaacaaacacaacaagtATACAACGGCGATTTGAACTTCACCACATTCGCTGAACTTTGTCGCCTCTGCTCAATACGAAATGGTCCCGCCAAAATTCATCTATTCGAAAAAGAAGCGGAGCAGAGGAATTTGGTCTACAAACTGCGCACGCTAATGTCAACAAAT ATATCCAAGGACGACTACCTTCCAAAGAATATCTGTGAGCAGTGCGTGCACAAAGTGGAGCAACTGTTTGATTGGCGACAATCGTCTTTGCAGATTGAAAATGTTCTGCAGAATTACGCGGACTCGATGAGAGCAGTGACGGCAACAATTAATTTTCAG GACGGTACCGTTAATATGGATAAAATGACGGTTGCCCAAAAGAATGCATACCTTGAGGCGCACATGGCAGTCCAGCAACAAATGGCGCAAGCAGCAATACAATttaagcaacagcaacaacagcagcagcaaacgTCCACGAATtctgcacaacaacaacaacagcaacagaatTCCCCCACaaccaataataacaataataacaacaacaattcgaCACAGCAGCaattgcagcagcaacaacaacaacaacagcagcaacagcaacagcaagcaCATTATGCCAGTACGATTAAGGTCCCACAAATAAGTTCCTCCAGTTCGGGTGGTGCGGAGAGCACTTTTACTGTACCCGATGATGTGGGGATGGGTTTCGAGGGTGGTGTACGTGTGCTACAAAGTTTAGGTAGTTGGTCACCGGATAATGTTACCTACAATATACCTAAACCGAATCTTATACCATTCACCGAACCCTACGTCGAGGGTGGCTCCATGCATCCGGCCAGCCGACTCAAGGCACTGCAACAGGTGCAACAAGCCTCCTCGGGTGTGCGCAAAACGAATCCATCTAAAA ATCCAAACAATAAGGCTTTCGAATGTACTGTGTGCGGCAAAGGACTCGCCAGAAAGGACAAGCTGACAATACATATGCGCATCCATACGGGCGAGAAACCTTATATTtgtgaa GTGTGCAATAAAGCATTCGCTAGACGCGATAAACTTGTGATtcatatgaataaatttaaacatgTGACGCCCACGAATATAGCGCCATTGGGCAAGCGGCTAAATAATATGGTGAAGAAGAAAGAGCCTGAGCCCGAGGACAATAAACAAAATCTGGAATTGCAACTGCAACAACAGGCCGTACAAGTGGCAACACAAAATATTATAGTGCAAACGACCAGTGGCCAGCATAGTACACAAACCACAGCTATACCGGGCATCATTATACCGCATCACCATCAGCAACAGTTGTCATGGACTTGTGAGCTATGCGGACGCATGTTCTCGAGTCGGGACGAGTGGACATTGCATGCCAAGAGCCATCTAGAGGTGAGTTGGTTGACGGGGAAAAGT gaaacaaaaacagcaatagCCAATGCGGTAAAGCAACGCAGCTTTCAAACTGAGTCCAATTCGAATACAGTGCAGGCCGAGGCACGTAGAGagaaaataattattcaaaatcaaatgaTTATAAGcacacaacagcaacagcagcaacaacaacaacaaccgcagcagcagcaacaacagcaacagtcaCATATTAGTAAAAAGTTTAAGAAGCTCACACAACCGTCAACTTTATTTTCTACAACGGCGGCAATGttgaacaacagcaacaacaacaacatgagtAGTATCAatagcagcaataacaacaacaatagtaacaACAATCGCAATCAAAATGAA ATTTCCCATTTATTTGCACACTCCCCCACGGCAGCCACATACGTCCAAGCGCAACTAAACGACATCAATTTCACTCCAGATAACCGGTCTGTTAACGCCAACGTTACCAACAGCATTGCCGCTTCTGTTAATAACACCAACGCCAACGCCAACACCAACGCCAATACCAACGTCAACGCCAACGTCAACACAATTTCAAATAGCAACATCAACTCGAATGCCACTATCGCCACCAATACGACAAACACCACCACTGGCGGTAGCGGTGGCAATACGGCCGGTGTACCGGTCGTCACCTACAATGGCAATCAGTATTGTGTAATCACACGAAATGATGCGGGCGCCGCAGAGAAATCGGAATTGCTACAAATTCATGGCCAATTCACCACCGACAAGGAGGGCAAAACGAATATCATTCTGATGTCGCCGGTATCAGCGATGCCCGTTTCGGTGCCAATGCAAATGCAGATGCACGTGCCAATGCAGGTGGAGGTGCAAAATCCGAATTGA
- the LOC129235493 gene encoding transcription factor SPT20 homolog isoform X1: protein MLNSNNTQQSQQQQQQQQQSQSTQQHHAQHQHQHQLQQHNTQQQQQQTQQVYNGDLNFTTFAELCRLCSIRNGPAKIHLFEKEAEQRNLVYKLRTLMSTNISKDDYLPKNICEQCVHKVEQLFDWRQSSLQIENVLQNYADSMRAVTATINFQDGTVNMDKMTVAQKNAYLEAHMAVQQQMAQAAIQFKQQQQQQQQTSTNSAQQQQQQQNSPTTNNNNNNNNNSTQQQLQQQQQQQQQQQQQQAHYASTIKVPQISSSSSGGAESTFTVPDDVGMGFEGGVRVLQSLGSWSPDNVTYNIPKPNLIPFTEPYVEGGSMHPASRLKALQQVQQASSGVRKTNPSKNPNNKAFECTVCGKGLARKDKLTIHMRIHTGEKPYICEVCNKAFARRDKLVIHMNKFKHVTPTNIAPLGKRLNNMVKKKEPEPEDNKQNLELQLQQQAVQVATQNIIVQTTSGQHSTQTTAIPGIIIPHHHQQQLSWTCELCGRMFSSRDEWTLHAKSHLEY from the exons ATGTTGAACTCCAACAATACACAACAgtcgcagcaacaacaacaacaacaacaacaatcacaatCAACACAGCAACACCACGCGCAGCACCAACATCAGCATCAGCTTCAACAACATAAcacacagcaacagcaacaacaaacacaacaagtATACAACGGCGATTTGAACTTCACCACATTCGCTGAACTTTGTCGCCTCTGCTCAATACGAAATGGTCCCGCCAAAATTCATCTATTCGAAAAAGAAGCGGAGCAGAGGAATTTGGTCTACAAACTGCGCACGCTAATGTCAACAAAT ATATCCAAGGACGACTACCTTCCAAAGAATATCTGTGAGCAGTGCGTGCACAAAGTGGAGCAACTGTTTGATTGGCGACAATCGTCTTTGCAGATTGAAAATGTTCTGCAGAATTACGCGGACTCGATGAGAGCAGTGACGGCAACAATTAATTTTCAG GACGGTACCGTTAATATGGATAAAATGACGGTTGCCCAAAAGAATGCATACCTTGAGGCGCACATGGCAGTCCAGCAACAAATGGCGCAAGCAGCAATACAATttaagcaacagcaacaacagcagcagcaaacgTCCACGAATtctgcacaacaacaacaacagcaacagaatTCCCCCACaaccaataataacaataataacaacaacaattcgaCACAGCAGCaattgcagcagcaacaacaacaacaacagcagcaacagcaacagcaagcaCATTATGCCAGTACGATTAAGGTCCCACAAATAAGTTCCTCCAGTTCGGGTGGTGCGGAGAGCACTTTTACTGTACCCGATGATGTGGGGATGGGTTTCGAGGGTGGTGTACGTGTGCTACAAAGTTTAGGTAGTTGGTCACCGGATAATGTTACCTACAATATACCTAAACCGAATCTTATACCATTCACCGAACCCTACGTCGAGGGTGGCTCCATGCATCCGGCCAGCCGACTCAAGGCACTGCAACAGGTGCAACAAGCCTCCTCGGGTGTGCGCAAAACGAATCCATCTAAAA ATCCAAACAATAAGGCTTTCGAATGTACTGTGTGCGGCAAAGGACTCGCCAGAAAGGACAAGCTGACAATACATATGCGCATCCATACGGGCGAGAAACCTTATATTtgtgaa GTGTGCAATAAAGCATTCGCTAGACGCGATAAACTTGTGATtcatatgaataaatttaaacatgTGACGCCCACGAATATAGCGCCATTGGGCAAGCGGCTAAATAATATGGTGAAGAAGAAAGAGCCTGAGCCCGAGGACAATAAACAAAATCTGGAATTGCAACTGCAACAACAGGCCGTACAAGTGGCAACACAAAATATTATAGTGCAAACGACCAGTGGCCAGCATAGTACACAAACCACAGCTATACCGGGCATCATTATACCGCATCACCATCAGCAACAGTTGTCATGGACTTGTGAGCTATGCGGACGCATGTTCTCGAGTCGGGACGAGTGGACATTGCATGCCAAGAGCCATCTAGAG TATTGA